The Xiphophorus couchianus chromosome 5, X_couchianus-1.0, whole genome shotgun sequence genome includes a region encoding these proteins:
- the taf5 gene encoding transcription initiation factor TFIID subunit 5 isoform X2 codes for MAAVQGSIVDAKDEADIKTEPAADGFGNNHANDAGVLSASPGSSAAAGNNKPAAGAPEDQQTLLAVLQFLRKNKLSESAEILRREAGLPEEVLDPKGADSAGSGLGSGADIDGGDASALLSRVTVTAAGGAKAPTKAGEDQPDVNVVLSAYSQQGDPALYEVYYSGLKKFIESVLDCHRAELSQVFYPLFVHMYLELVYNNHEAEAKAFFEKFSGDQECYYEEDLRILSSLTKKEHMRGNETLLDFRTSKFVLRISRDSYQLLKRHLQERQNNQIWNIIQEHLYIDIFDGMPRSKSQIDAMSGSLAGEAKREANKAKVYYGLLKEPEIELPLDDEDEEAENEEGKPKKKKPKKDSTGSKSKKQDPNAPSQTRIPLPELKDSDKLDKIMYMKESTKRIRLGPDNLPSICFYTFLNAYQGLTAVDVTDDSSLIAGGFADSTVRVWSVTPKKLRKVKTATDLNLIDKESDDVLERIMDDKTASESKCLYGHSGPVYGISFSPDRNYLLSCSEDGTVRLWSLLTFTCLVGYKGHNYPVWDTQFSPYGHYFISGGHDRVARLWATDHHQPLRIFAGHLADVTCTRFHPNANYMATGSSDRTIRLWDVLTGNCVRIFTGHKGPIHALAFSPNGKFLASGATDGRVLLWDIGHGLMIGELKGHTECIYSLRFSRDGEILGSGSMDNTVRLWDAMKAFDDLETDDFTAATGHIHLQDNSQELLLGTYMTKSTPVVHLHFTRRNLLLAAGAYNP; via the exons atggcGGCCGTACAGGGTAGTATAGTCGACGCGAAAGACGAAGCAGACATTAAAACAGAACCAGCGGCCGATGGCTTCGGAAATAATCACGCCAACGACGCGGGAGTGCTCTCTGCGTCCCCCGGCTCCAGCGCTGCGGCTGGAAACAACAAGCCGGCGGCGGGAGCCCCCGAGGACCAGCAGACCCTGCTGGCTGTGCTGCAGTTCCTCAGAAAGAACAAACTGTCAGAGTCCGCAGAAATTCTGCGTCGCGAGGCGGGATTGCCGGAGGAGGTTCTGGATCCAAAGGGGGCTGACTCCGCCGGTTCTGGGCTGGGAAGTGGTGCGGACATAGATGGTGGGGATGCAAGCGCTTTGCTCAGCCGGGTGACCGTCACTGCTGCCGGCGGAGCTAAGGCGCCAACTAAAG CCGGAGAGGATCAGCCAGACGTCAACGTGGTTCTGTCAGCCTACAGCCAGCAGGGAGACCCAGCTCTCTATGAAGTTTACTACAGCGGCCTGAAGAAGTTCATCGAGTCCGTTCTGGACTGCCACAGAGCAGAACTGTCTCAGGTCTTCTACCCTCTGTTTGTCCACATGTACCTGGAACTGGTCTACAACAATCATGAAGCCGAGGCTAAGGCCTTCTTTGAAAA GTTCAGCGGGGACCAGGAGTGCTACTACGAAGAGGACCTACGCATTTTGTCAAGCCTTACGAAGAAGGAGCACATGAGAGGGAACGAGACTCTGCTGGATTTCCGCACTAGCAAGTTCGTTTTGCGCATCTCCCGCGACTCCTACCAGCTGCTGAAGAGGCACCTGCAGGAGCGCCAGAACAATCAGATATGGAATATAATCCAAGAGCACCTCTACATCGACATCTTCGATGGCATGCCGCGCAGCAAGAGCCAGATCGACGCCATGTCCGGCAGCTTGGCTGGAGAGGCCAAACGAGAAGCAAATAAAGCCAAG GTTTACTATGGCCTGCTGAAGGAGCCAGAAATTGAGCTTCCCCttgatgatgaggatgaagaAGCAGAGAACGAGGAAGGTAAACCCAAGAAGAAAAAGCCCAAAAAGGACAGCACCGGCTCCAAAAGCAAGAAGCAGGATCCAAATGCTCCTTCACAGACCAG gataCCTCTACCAGAACTAAAAGACTCAGACAAGCTGGACAAGATCATGTACATGAAGGAGTCCACCAAGAGAATTCGTTTGGGACCTGACAACCTGCCCTCCATCTGCTTCTACACCTTTCTCAACGCGTACCAG GGTCTAACTGCGGTTGACGTTACGGACGACTCCAGTCTGATCGCAGGGGGCTTCGCTGACTCCACGGTACGGGTGTGGAGCGTCACGCCGAAGAAGCTCCGCAAGGTCAAGACCGCCACAG ATTTGAATCTGATTGACAAAGAGTCAGATGATGTTCTTGAGAGAATTATGGACGATAAGACGGCCAGTGAGTCAAAGTGTCTCTATGGACACAGCGGACCGGTGTATGGCATCAGCTTCAGCCCAGACAG AAACTACCTGTTGTCATGCTCTGAAGATGGCACAGTCAGGTTGTGGAGCCTCCTAACTTTCACCTGTCTGGTGGGATACAAAGGCCACAACTACCCAGTGTGGGACACGCAGTTCTCCCCTTACGGACATTATTTTATCTCTGGGGGGCACGACCGGGTCGCCCG CTTGTGGGCGACCGATCACCACCAGCCGCTGCGGATATTCGCCGGTCACCTGGCCGACGTCACTTGCACTCGTTTCCATCCCAACGCAAATTACATGGCCACAGGCTCGTCTGACCGCACCATCCGTCTGTGGGACGTCCTCACCGGAAACTGCGTCCGTATTTTCACCGGTCACAAG GGTCCCATCCATGCGCTGGCGTTCTCTCCTAATGGGAAGTTTTTGGCCTCGGGAGCCACTGATGGTAGAGTCCTCCTGTGGGACATTGGTCATGGACTGATGATCGGAGAGCTCAAGGGTCACACAGAGTGCATCTACTCCCTCAGATTCAGCAGAGATGGAGAGATCCTCGGCTCCG GTTCTATGGACAACACGGTTCGCCTGTGGGATGCGATGAAAGCATTTGACGATTTAGAAACGGACGACTTCACTGCAGCTACGGGACACATCCACCTACAGGATAACTCCCAGGAGCTTCTGCTGGGCACCTACATGACCAAATCAACGCCTGTAGTTCATCTTCACTTCACACGGAGGAACCTGCTTCTGGCTGCAGGAGCTTATAATCCATAA
- the taf5 gene encoding transcription initiation factor TFIID subunit 5 isoform X1 — protein sequence MAAVQGSIVDAKDEADIKTEPAADGFGNNHANDAGVLSASPGSSAAAGNNKPAAGAPEDQQTLLAVLQFLRKNKLSESAEILRREAGLPEEVLDPKGADSAGSGLGSGADIDGGDASALLSRVTVTAAGGAKAPTKAAGEDQPDVNVVLSAYSQQGDPALYEVYYSGLKKFIESVLDCHRAELSQVFYPLFVHMYLELVYNNHEAEAKAFFEKFSGDQECYYEEDLRILSSLTKKEHMRGNETLLDFRTSKFVLRISRDSYQLLKRHLQERQNNQIWNIIQEHLYIDIFDGMPRSKSQIDAMSGSLAGEAKREANKAKVYYGLLKEPEIELPLDDEDEEAENEEGKPKKKKPKKDSTGSKSKKQDPNAPSQTRIPLPELKDSDKLDKIMYMKESTKRIRLGPDNLPSICFYTFLNAYQGLTAVDVTDDSSLIAGGFADSTVRVWSVTPKKLRKVKTATDLNLIDKESDDVLERIMDDKTASESKCLYGHSGPVYGISFSPDRNYLLSCSEDGTVRLWSLLTFTCLVGYKGHNYPVWDTQFSPYGHYFISGGHDRVARLWATDHHQPLRIFAGHLADVTCTRFHPNANYMATGSSDRTIRLWDVLTGNCVRIFTGHKGPIHALAFSPNGKFLASGATDGRVLLWDIGHGLMIGELKGHTECIYSLRFSRDGEILGSGSMDNTVRLWDAMKAFDDLETDDFTAATGHIHLQDNSQELLLGTYMTKSTPVVHLHFTRRNLLLAAGAYNP from the exons atggcGGCCGTACAGGGTAGTATAGTCGACGCGAAAGACGAAGCAGACATTAAAACAGAACCAGCGGCCGATGGCTTCGGAAATAATCACGCCAACGACGCGGGAGTGCTCTCTGCGTCCCCCGGCTCCAGCGCTGCGGCTGGAAACAACAAGCCGGCGGCGGGAGCCCCCGAGGACCAGCAGACCCTGCTGGCTGTGCTGCAGTTCCTCAGAAAGAACAAACTGTCAGAGTCCGCAGAAATTCTGCGTCGCGAGGCGGGATTGCCGGAGGAGGTTCTGGATCCAAAGGGGGCTGACTCCGCCGGTTCTGGGCTGGGAAGTGGTGCGGACATAGATGGTGGGGATGCAAGCGCTTTGCTCAGCCGGGTGACCGTCACTGCTGCCGGCGGAGCTAAGGCGCCAACTAAAG CAGCCGGAGAGGATCAGCCAGACGTCAACGTGGTTCTGTCAGCCTACAGCCAGCAGGGAGACCCAGCTCTCTATGAAGTTTACTACAGCGGCCTGAAGAAGTTCATCGAGTCCGTTCTGGACTGCCACAGAGCAGAACTGTCTCAGGTCTTCTACCCTCTGTTTGTCCACATGTACCTGGAACTGGTCTACAACAATCATGAAGCCGAGGCTAAGGCCTTCTTTGAAAA GTTCAGCGGGGACCAGGAGTGCTACTACGAAGAGGACCTACGCATTTTGTCAAGCCTTACGAAGAAGGAGCACATGAGAGGGAACGAGACTCTGCTGGATTTCCGCACTAGCAAGTTCGTTTTGCGCATCTCCCGCGACTCCTACCAGCTGCTGAAGAGGCACCTGCAGGAGCGCCAGAACAATCAGATATGGAATATAATCCAAGAGCACCTCTACATCGACATCTTCGATGGCATGCCGCGCAGCAAGAGCCAGATCGACGCCATGTCCGGCAGCTTGGCTGGAGAGGCCAAACGAGAAGCAAATAAAGCCAAG GTTTACTATGGCCTGCTGAAGGAGCCAGAAATTGAGCTTCCCCttgatgatgaggatgaagaAGCAGAGAACGAGGAAGGTAAACCCAAGAAGAAAAAGCCCAAAAAGGACAGCACCGGCTCCAAAAGCAAGAAGCAGGATCCAAATGCTCCTTCACAGACCAG gataCCTCTACCAGAACTAAAAGACTCAGACAAGCTGGACAAGATCATGTACATGAAGGAGTCCACCAAGAGAATTCGTTTGGGACCTGACAACCTGCCCTCCATCTGCTTCTACACCTTTCTCAACGCGTACCAG GGTCTAACTGCGGTTGACGTTACGGACGACTCCAGTCTGATCGCAGGGGGCTTCGCTGACTCCACGGTACGGGTGTGGAGCGTCACGCCGAAGAAGCTCCGCAAGGTCAAGACCGCCACAG ATTTGAATCTGATTGACAAAGAGTCAGATGATGTTCTTGAGAGAATTATGGACGATAAGACGGCCAGTGAGTCAAAGTGTCTCTATGGACACAGCGGACCGGTGTATGGCATCAGCTTCAGCCCAGACAG AAACTACCTGTTGTCATGCTCTGAAGATGGCACAGTCAGGTTGTGGAGCCTCCTAACTTTCACCTGTCTGGTGGGATACAAAGGCCACAACTACCCAGTGTGGGACACGCAGTTCTCCCCTTACGGACATTATTTTATCTCTGGGGGGCACGACCGGGTCGCCCG CTTGTGGGCGACCGATCACCACCAGCCGCTGCGGATATTCGCCGGTCACCTGGCCGACGTCACTTGCACTCGTTTCCATCCCAACGCAAATTACATGGCCACAGGCTCGTCTGACCGCACCATCCGTCTGTGGGACGTCCTCACCGGAAACTGCGTCCGTATTTTCACCGGTCACAAG GGTCCCATCCATGCGCTGGCGTTCTCTCCTAATGGGAAGTTTTTGGCCTCGGGAGCCACTGATGGTAGAGTCCTCCTGTGGGACATTGGTCATGGACTGATGATCGGAGAGCTCAAGGGTCACACAGAGTGCATCTACTCCCTCAGATTCAGCAGAGATGGAGAGATCCTCGGCTCCG GTTCTATGGACAACACGGTTCGCCTGTGGGATGCGATGAAAGCATTTGACGATTTAGAAACGGACGACTTCACTGCAGCTACGGGACACATCCACCTACAGGATAACTCCCAGGAGCTTCTGCTGGGCACCTACATGACCAAATCAACGCCTGTAGTTCATCTTCACTTCACACGGAGGAACCTGCTTCTGGCTGCAGGAGCTTATAATCCATAA
- the atp5md gene encoding ATP synthase F(0) complex subunit k, mitochondrial, whose amino-acid sequence MAGHDAGSQHQFTGIAKHFNSYTIIGRRNCVLATYASLATIFLFFKLKPKKKPAVTEK is encoded by the exons ATGGCAGGACACGACGCGGGGAGTCAGCACCAGTTCACTGGAATTGCCAAACACTTCAATTCATACACAATCATCGGAAGGAGGAAC TGTGTTTTGGCCACTTATGCCAGCCTTGCAACCATCTTCCTTTTCTTCAAATTGAAGCCCAAGAAAAAACCTGCTGTCACAGAGAAGTAG
- the pdcd11 gene encoding protein RRP5 homolog — MASVEEDFPRGGKTKKPTDSKVTAERSKVDNLFQQSDEQTTTKKKKGGAKKVKKQKTEEQEGGLTLNAAAKSVEILHIKNVREGMLLLGCVKEVADFEVTVSLPCGLQGFLSIRNICDAYTKLLSKQLDSDVENEEFCSLSQIFWPGMLLRCVVYKMDITKGGSLSIQLSVNPKLVNKSLTSSSLMAGMVLSGCVESVEDHGTIIDIGVSGTKAFLPEDATKSKQHKSEELKVGQYVTSRVEEVKNDGRVVWLAAAARASADAKQGWTLTNLLPGLTVKATVKKVTKHGLHLDFLSSFSGQVDFLHMEQESSYREGLQVRACVLYIEPTTRLVGLSLSSHLLQPVSNVDYAPPGGDRTGEVVKECKMTTIHHMSGAMLELPDKTPAFAHRNHLKELSDPPNENKVSAMPEHTCRILDFSPMEQIYFVSLRKSVIEQRFYRYQDIHAGQVVEGTVSVLLSHGMVVHLSEHVKGLVPRTHLSDILLKNPEKKYVEGMKVKCRVLSVDVDNRKLCLTRKKALVESTLPLFLSYNDARPGRVSHGFIVSIKNFGCIVRFYGNVKGLVPLEELSSEPIVCPEDVFYIGQVLKAKVLQCDPEKEKLLLSFKAAAEGETEESTEPPIDCEVGKRVEARVVKKSINSLEVVILPDEGHAVLPTVHLSDHMSNCPLLWEVLQEGDTISNLICFNKNKQNLTLTKKPRVRSSLEEGAVAKDFSEITVGMQLVGCIRNIMSYGVFVEFPYGLVGLAPKSAMSDKFISDTTTAFKLGQTVIAKVTNLDEEKRRFLVTLKISEVITPAGDARAALLNGIQERRTVKEMLTVRDDGELRQQLAALTVGQKLKLMVDSATQDRAKFKSDDLPGADVIASKRHVAGVSLTPGQKVNVVILNVDILSTCVHVSVLPKLLGKKKSLNKGSDCCAVVQFVDQDFAVISLNDAAQLTLLHTCSHLNEVALSEAERLKVGMTLSVEVVEPSCEQLEGLPLVLRKGSAPKRQRTASENQADSSGHRFGEVLQGKVKSVKPTYIQVALEDGSTGSVHVSQVVEPAEIKLGSFPTSTVRVGSVIKARVIGGREATSHRFLPFSHPKFKYTIPELTLIPSRLDPGVDFKPVTAKDKLAVYKPGDEITCFVSKFKSDKKCLEVTSDPCVTGTVDLLSMITDPKDASHPEKLFKLGQAVRAKVVEASVQPHRFVLSLSGIHKLEKGSIALGMVTSVQPQVGLVVKLPFGGAGTVSVTDVADTYRSKPLEAFRKDQLIRCYLLDVQNGKWHLSLRPSRLNPKNTKPAKDPEVLSLDHLQLDQVVRGYVKIVSEQGVFIRLSHNITGRAQLQQSSKYFINNHKILSSHLPVNTLLTTKILSVDREDQLVDLSLLPADTGKPDVLPESLGLPLRLVGDAEKRDSKKTKKRLHAESEQKPAEPQIPKKKKKKSSKPKTDGDDSGVEVYFRDEGEEVKCDFSQVSPSSAGPSRLQVAAGFSWDVGLSSLKPVLETKDGNSSDGEEQDGNEKPQKKTRHELEQEKKSAEKALLQREAELMDPSLRPQDAAGFERLLLASPSSSLLWLQYMAHHLQATQIEQARAVAERALKTISFREEQEKLNVWVALLNLENMYGTQESLKKVFERAVQFCEPMPVYQQLADIYANSNKIKEAEGLYKTMVKRFRQNKAVWLSYGTFLLQQGQSDAASSLLQRALKSLPPKESVDVITKFAQMEFRFGDAERGRNMFDKVLTNYPKRTDLWSVFIDLMVKHGSQKEVRAVFDRTIHLSVSVKKIKFFFKRYLEYEKKHGTPQSVQAVKEKAMLFVEAKGKDAAN, encoded by the exons ATGGCGTCGGTAGAGGAGGATTTTCCTCGTGGAGGCAAAACAAAGAAGCCCACCGACAGTAAAGTCACAGCGGAGCGGAGTAAAGTGGACAATCtgtttcag cAGTCAGATGAACAAAcgacaacaaagaaaaaaaaaggaggcgCCAAGAAagtcaaaaagcaaaagacaGAAGAGCAAGAAGGTGGCCTGACGCTTAACGCTGCTGCTAAAAGCGTGGAGATTCTGCACATCAAG aatgtgAGAGAAGGGATGCTGTTACTGGGCTGTGTGAAGGAGGTGGCTGACTTTGAGGTGACCGTCAGCCTCCCGTGTGGCCTGCAAGGCTTCCTCAGCATCAGGAACATCTGTGATGCGTACACCAAGCTGCTGAGCAAGCAGCTGGACTCAGACGTTGAAAACGAG GAGTTCTGCTCTTTGTCCCAAATCTTCTGGCCGGGAATGCTGCTCCGATGCGTGGTTTATAAAATGGACATCACTAAAGGAGGCTCGCTCAGCATTCAGCTGTCGGTCAATCCGAAGCTGGTCAACAAGAGCCTCACCTCGAGCTCTCTGATGGCTGGAATG GTCCTGAGTGGGTGCGTGGAGAGTGTTGAAGATCATGGCACTATAATTGACATTGGCGTGAGTGGAACAAAAGCCTTCCTGCCCGAGGATGCTACAAAGAGCAAACAGCATAAAAGTGAAG AGCTTAAAGTGGGTCAGTATGTGACTTCTCGGGTAGAGGAAGTAAAGAACGACGGCCGCGTCGTCTGGCTCGCCGCCGCGGCTCGGGCCTCCGCTGACGCCAAACAGGGCTGGACTCTCACCAACCTCCTGCCAGGCCTCACGGTCAAAGCTACCGTTAAAAAG GTGACCAAACATGGCCTGCACCTGGACTTCCTGTCCTCCTTCAGCGGCCAGGTGGATTTTCTGCACATGGAGCAGGAGTCCAGCTACAGAGAGGGGCTTCAG GTGCGAGCGTGCGTTCTGTACATCGAGCCGACCACCCGCCTCGTCGGGCTGAGCCTGAGCAGCCACCTCCTGCAGCCCGTGTCTAACGTCGACTACGCTCCTCCCGGCGGGGACCGGACCGGAGAGGTGGTGAAGGAGTGCAAGATGACCACGATACACCACATGTCGGGGGCCATGTTGGAGCTGCCGGACAAAACCCCGGCCTTTGCGCAT AGGAACCATCTGAAGGAGCTAAGCGATCCGCCCAATGAAAACAAGGTCTCTGCAATGCCCGAGCACACCTGCAGGATCCTGGACTTCAGCCCCAtggagcaaatttattttgttagtttacgAAA GAGCGTGATTGAGCAGCGATTTTATAGATATCAGGATATTCACGCCGGCCAAGTTGTAGAG GGGACGGTGTCTGTCCTGCTGAGCCACGGGATGGTGGTGCATCTGTCGGAGCACGTCAAAGGTCTGGTGCCTCGGACGCACCTCTCCGACATCCTCCTGAAAAACCCGGAGAAGAAGTACGTCGAGGGGATGAAGGTCAAGTGTCGG GTGCTGTCAGTAGACGTGGACAACAGGAAGTTGTGTCTGACCCGGAAGAAGGCGCTGGTTGAGAGCACCCTGCCGCTGTTCCTCAGCTACAACGACGCCCGTCCCGGCCGGGTGTCCCACGGCTTCATCGTGTCTATCAAAAACTTCGGCTGCATCGTCCGTTTCTATGGCAACGTCAAAGGTCTGGTCCCGCTGGAGGAGCTCAGCTCTGAGCCCATCGTCTGTCCGGAGGATGTCTTCTATATTGGACAG GTGCTGAAGGCCAAAGTTCTTCAATGTGACCCAGagaaggagaagctgctgctgtcatTTAAGGCGGCGGCAGAGGGAGAGACGGAGGAATCTACCGAGCCTCCGATTGACTGCGAGGTTGGAAAG AGGGTGGAAGCAAGGGTGGTGAAGAAATCCATCAACAGTCTGGAGGTCGTCATCCTCCCAGACGAGGGCCACGCCGTCTTACCCACAGTGCATCTCTCCGATCACATGTCCAACTGTCCGTTACTGTGGGAGGTTCTGCAGGAAGGAGACACCATTTCAAACCTCATTTGCTTTAACAAGAACAAGCAGAACCTC ACGCTCACCAAGAAACCAAGGGTGAGATCGTCACTGGAGGAAGGAGCGGTGGCCAAAGATTTCTCTGAGATTACCGTGGGGATGCAGCTGGTTGGCTGCATCAGGAACATCATGTCCTATGGCGTCTTTGTGGAGTTCCCCTACGGTCTCGTTGGTCTTGCACCCAAATCT GCCATGTCGGATAAGTTCATCAGCGACACGACGACCGCCTTCAAGCTGGGCCAGACGGTCATCGCCAAGGTGACCAACCTGGATGAGGAAAAGCGGCGATTCCTGGTCACCCTGAAGATCTCTGAGGTCATAACGCCTGCCGGGGATGCCCGGGCCGCGCTCCTGAACGGCATACAGGAGAGACGAACTGTGAAGGAAATGCTGACTGTCAGAG ATGACGGAGAACTGCGGCAGCAGCTGGCTGCTCTGACCGTCGGCCAGAAGCTGAAGCTGATGGTGGATTCAGCGACACAGGACAGGGCCAAATTTAAGTCTGACGACTTGCCCGGTGCTGACGTTATCGCCAGTAAACGCCATGTGGCGG GAGTTAGCCTGACCCCTGGGCAGAAAGTGAATGTGGTCATCCTTAATGTCGACATCCTGTCCACCTGTGTCCATGTTTCCGTCCTCCCAAAGCTGCTGGGGAAGAAGAAGTCT CTGAATAAAGGCTCAGACTGCTGTGCGGTGGTGCAGTTCGTCGACCAGGACTTTGCTGTCATCTCGCTAAACGATGCGGCGCAGCTGACTCTGCTCCACACCTGCAGCCACCTGAACGAGGTCGCCCTGTCCGAGGCAGAGAGACTCAAGGTGGGGATGACTCTGTCGGTGGAAGTCGTAGAACCCAGCTGCGAGCAACTGGAAGGGCTCCCCCTGGTGTTGCGGAAGGGCAGCGCGCCGAAGCGGCAGCGTACGGCTTCGGAGAACCAGGCGGACTCTTCGGGACACCGCTTCGGCGAAGTCCTGCAGGGCAAAGTGAAGTCGGTGAAGCCCACCTACATTCAGGTGGCGCTGGAGGACGGGAGCACGGGCAGCGTCCACGTATCGCAGGTGGTGGAGCCAGCCGAGATCAAGCTGGGGTCCTTCCCCACGTCCACTGTGAGAGTGGGCAGCGTGATCAAAGCCAGGGTCATCGGAGGACGAGAAGCCACCAGTCACAG ATTTCTTCCGTTTTCTCACCCCAAATTCAAGTACACCATTCCTGAACTCACACTTATACCCAG cCGACTGGATCCTGGTGTGGATTTTAAACCAGTTACAGCAAAAGATAAACTGGCCGTCTATAAGCCCGGCGACGAAATCACATGTTTCGTATCAAAG ttTAAATCAGACAAGAAGTGCTTGGAAGTCACCTCTGACCCCTGCGTCACAGGGACCGTGGACCTGCTTTCCATGATCACAGATCCTAAA GATGCCAGCCACCCAGAAAAACTGTTCAAGCTGGGCCAGGCGGTTCGCGCTAAAGTGGTGGAAGCGAGCGTCCAGCCTCATCGCTTTGTGCTGTCGCTCTCAG GGATCCATAAACTGGAGAAAGGCAGCATTGCATTGGGAATGGTGACCAGTGTTCAGCCACAAGTCGGCCTCGTGGTCAAGCTCCCCTTTGGCGGCGCCGGAACGGTTTCTGTCACTGACGTCGCTGACACCTACAGGTCGAAGCCACTGGAGGCGTTCAGGAAGGATCAGCTCATCAG GTGTTACCTTCTAGATGTGCAGAATGGAAAGTGGCACCTGTCCCTACGTCCATCACG GTTGAACCCAAAGAACACCAAGCCAGCGAAGGACCCAGAAGTCTTGTCTTTGGACCATCTGCAGCTGGACCAGGTGGTCCGAGGTTATGTCAAGATTGTGAGTGAGCAGGGGGTCTTCATCAG GCTGTCGCATAACATCACAGGAAGAGCTCAACTTCAACAGTCCTCCAAATACTTCATCAACAACCACAAGATCCTCTCTAGTCACCTTCCGGTCAACACCCTCCTCACCACTAAAATCCTCAG TGTGGACAGGGAGGACCAGTTGGTCGACCTCTCTCTTCTCCCCGCGGACACCGGAAAGCCAGACGTGCTTCCGGAATCCCTCGGCCTCCCGCTGCGTCTCGTCGGAGACGCGGAGAAACGCGACtcaaagaagacaaagaaacgTTTGCACGCCGAGAGCGAACAG AAACCAGCGGAGCCCCAGATCccgaagaagaaaaaaaagaaatcaagcaaaccaaaaactgaTGGTGATGACAGCGGAGTGGAGGTCTACTTCAGAGATGAGGGGGAGGAAGTAAAGTGTGATTTTTCTCAG GTGTCTCCCAGCTCGGCGGGTCCGTCCAGGCTGCAGGTGGCAGCCGGCTTCTCCTGGGACGTGGGGCTGAGCTCCCTGAAGCCTGTGTTGGAGACAAAGGATGGGAACTCCAGCGACGGAGAGGAGCAAGATGGCAACGAAAAG CCCCAGAAGAAGACGCGCCACGAGCTCGAGCAGGAGAAGAAGTCAGCGGAGAAGGCCCTCCTGCAGCGGGAAGCAGAGCTGATGGACCCGAGCCTGCGGCCCCAGGACGCAGCCGGCTTCGAGCGGCTGCTGCTCGCCTCGCCCAGCAGCTCGCTGCTCTGGCTCCAGTACATGGCCCACCACCTGCAGGCCACGCAGATCGAGCAGGCCCGGGCTGTGGCCGAGAGGGCCCTCAAAACCATCTCCTTCAG GGAGGAGCAGGAGAAGCTGAACGTGTGGGTGGCCCTGCTGAACCTGGAGAACATGTACGGAACCCAGGAGAGtctgaaaaaagtgtttgagCGAGCCGTGCAGTTCTGTGAGCCCATGCCCGTGTACCAGCAGCTGGCCGACATCTACGCCAACTCCAACAAAATCAAg GAGGCAGAGGGTCTGTATAAGACCATGGTGAAACGTTTCCGGCAGAACAAAGCAGTGTGGTTAAGCTACGGGACCTTCCTGCTCCAGCAGGGCCAAAGTGATGCTGCCAGCTCTCTCCTGCAGAGGGCGCTGAAGAGTCTGCCCCCCAAAGAGA GTGTGGATGTAATCACCAAGTTCGCTCAGATGGAGTTCCGCTTCGGCGACGCTGAGAGAGGTCGCAACATGTTCGACAAAGTCCTGACGAACTATCCGAAGCGCACGGACCTCTGGTCCGTTTTCATCGACCTCATGGTCAAACACGGATCGCAGAAGGAAGTGAG GGCCGTCTTCGATCGGACGATCCACCTCAGCGTTTCCGTGAAGAAGATCAAGTTCTTCTTCAAGCGCTACCTGGAGTATGAGAAGAAGCACGGCACCCCTCAGAGCGTCCAGGCGGTCAAAGAGAAGGCCATGTTGTTCGTGGAAGCAAAAGGCAAAGACGCTGCAAACTGA